The following coding sequences lie in one Polynucleobacter necessarius genomic window:
- a CDS encoding LPS-assembly protein LptD, translated as MSHYRRRAGLCAPLFLHVTLRVMMGVTLLQFARLGCAQAPAPLPAVSQAGGNTVLLPDRGNVTILKLDDQLRVGPPLDDSKALTFTSSDSIDGVVDRQMHLKGRAQIRRNGAVIKADEITYDPDTDIADLVGNAELTKGNTTFKGPTAKFKVDAREGEMETPTYELRDTRENGTAKKLTIENSDIFVFDKATYSTCTPQNMDWYFSASTLEIDNEQKEMVGTHGVMRFFDVPIAYIPYFTAPISSQRRSGILAPAVDYNSNNGFDITQPYYVDIAPNRDLLILPRYMAERGLQLGAAYRFLDNKYSGTLAGDYLAHDNKTGTNRWRYDWQQRQVFSGGVSPSGIPLPGSWTGYANMSRVSDSLYPTDFFQSIAGSVTSQFRQEVGTTKGLTGSLSNWVVSARALTFQTLQPDPTLTVQAPYNVLPNIIVAYNNQITSAVTDASGKYIILPSGLATTFSTDYTRFSYNIGGNLAATAPGVYSQADRTVVKGAMSLPQITPGYYITPKVSFQSNTYNATPFIAGGAPVAQGFTIPTLSLDSGLAFERNAKELKGFFGRDMLLTMEPRAFYVYTPYQSQAQTPLFDTADAGFGISQIFRENTFIGNDRIADSNAATLGITSRMIEATTGAERVNVTLAQKQQFTGQRVGLNGNIANPTTYSDTLGSGSLHLLGHFSAGVFGQYNTQLNRFVQSTIGASWRPTQGRSLNFGYRNVWSPPVQASIQNNQPFVPAATTTDQYNISGQWPITKEISVLGRWGYDALTTKTLNALLALEWNRDCWTFRGAYSQVLNTSQITTTQVFFQVEFRGFGSVGSNPVDIMRLNVPGYMPTSKPIPPSIYENYQ; from the coding sequence GCAGTTTCACAGGCTGGAGGCAATACAGTTTTGTTGCCCGATCGCGGTAATGTCACTATTTTAAAGTTGGATGATCAGTTGCGTGTCGGACCTCCCTTGGACGACAGCAAAGCGCTAACTTTTACTTCAAGTGACTCTATTGATGGCGTAGTTGACCGCCAGATGCATCTCAAAGGACGAGCACAAATACGTCGTAATGGTGCCGTCATTAAAGCCGATGAAATTACCTATGATCCAGATACTGATATTGCTGACTTAGTTGGCAATGCTGAGTTAACAAAAGGAAATACTACTTTCAAAGGACCAACAGCCAAATTTAAGGTAGATGCGCGTGAAGGTGAAATGGAGACGCCGACTTATGAGCTGCGCGATACCCGTGAAAACGGTACTGCAAAAAAATTAACAATTGAAAATTCAGATATTTTTGTATTTGATAAAGCTACTTATTCGACTTGTACCCCTCAAAATATGGATTGGTATTTCTCGGCCAGTACTTTAGAAATTGATAATGAGCAAAAAGAGATGGTGGGGACGCATGGGGTAATGCGTTTCTTTGATGTACCGATTGCCTATATTCCTTATTTCACAGCTCCAATCTCGAGTCAACGCCGCTCAGGCATTTTGGCTCCAGCGGTTGACTACAACTCAAACAATGGTTTCGATATTACTCAGCCATACTATGTAGATATCGCCCCGAACAGAGATTTATTGATTTTGCCGCGATATATGGCTGAGCGCGGACTACAACTGGGGGCGGCTTATCGATTCCTAGATAATAAATACAGCGGGACTTTGGCTGGTGATTACTTAGCTCACGATAATAAAACTGGAACCAATCGTTGGCGATACGATTGGCAACAGCGGCAGGTTTTTAGTGGGGGCGTTTCTCCTAGTGGCATTCCTTTGCCAGGTTCGTGGACTGGTTACGCAAATATGTCCCGGGTTTCAGATAGTCTCTATCCAACAGATTTTTTTCAAAGTATTGCGGGTTCTGTTACCAGTCAATTTCGACAAGAGGTTGGAACTACTAAAGGGCTCACAGGAAGCTTAAGTAATTGGGTTGTATCAGCAAGAGCATTAACGTTTCAAACCTTGCAACCTGATCCCACGTTAACAGTACAGGCTCCATATAACGTGCTGCCAAATATTATTGTTGCCTATAACAACCAAATTACCTCTGCAGTGACAGATGCAAGTGGGAAGTACATAATCCTACCTTCTGGACTGGCAACAACTTTTTCAACTGATTACACGAGGTTTTCATATAACATCGGCGGCAACCTAGCTGCCACTGCTCCTGGTGTCTATAGCCAAGCCGATAGAACCGTTGTTAAGGGCGCAATGTCTCTGCCACAAATAACACCAGGCTACTACATCACTCCTAAAGTGAGCTTTCAATCTAACACTTATAACGCCACACCATTTATAGCAGGTGGCGCACCAGTGGCTCAGGGCTTTACCATTCCAACCCTGAGCTTGGATTCAGGTTTGGCGTTTGAAAGAAATGCTAAAGAATTAAAGGGCTTCTTTGGAAGGGATATGCTGTTGACTATGGAGCCTCGTGCTTTTTATGTCTATACGCCTTATCAGAGCCAGGCCCAGACACCATTATTTGATACCGCTGATGCGGGTTTTGGGATCTCGCAAATTTTTAGGGAAAACACCTTTATTGGTAACGACCGTATTGCGGATAGTAATGCAGCGACACTTGGTATCACTAGTCGCATGATTGAGGCAACTACCGGTGCTGAACGAGTAAATGTAACCCTTGCGCAAAAGCAGCAATTCACAGGGCAACGGGTTGGCCTCAATGGAAATATTGCTAATCCCACTACTTATTCGGATACCTTAGGCTCGGGCTCACTTCACTTACTTGGCCATTTCAGTGCAGGTGTATTCGGGCAGTACAACACTCAGTTGAATCGATTTGTTCAATCCACGATCGGAGCTAGTTGGCGTCCAACTCAAGGCAGGAGCTTAAACTTTGGTTACCGAAATGTTTGGTCTCCTCCAGTGCAGGCATCCATCCAAAATAATCAACCATTTGTGCCTGCTGCTACCACTACAGATCAATACAATATCTCCGGACAATGGCCCATTACTAAGGAAATTTCTGTTTTAGGTCGCTGGGGATACGACGCTCTGACCACTAAAACTTTGAATGCTTTGCTTGCCTTAGAGTGGAATAGGGATTGCTGGACTTTCCGTGGAGCTTATTCCCAAGTGCTCAATACTTCTCAGATAACAACAACCCAAGTGTTTTTTCAGGTCGAATTTAGGGGCTTTGGTAGCGTTGGAAGCAATCCAGTTGATATCATGAGGCTAAATGTTCCAGGATATATGCCTACCTCTAAGCCTATACCACCCTCAATATATGAGAACTATCAATGA
- a CDS encoding peptidylprolyl isomerase, with amino-acid sequence MMLSVIRLKQICAGVFFLGFGLFVSASVAQDVAKTNTATESKIRNIDGVAAVVNTGYVTRKEIDDRIASLKKQGIKLPEDGSVRKLVLDRLILEKIQLQNAEQEGIRVSNKELDKIITDLAAKNKLTYAEFKAKMNASGITFERYKELLREDVLVSRYREREVEAKLKISDAEIDNFIAEWTRASSPVGTPRSAPAGKGDIEEIDVAQIFISVDASAGAGAQAEAKKKADALLRDARGDVDFLQLGAMAAKDNPKIKFQELGYRTPDRLPQLFYEAVRNTGSGQVANAVVKSPAGYHVLKVLDRRAMGASPPPQQAVAADVASNTPQSIPITQTFSRHILLRNRPGLSDQDAERRLQGYRDQVRTKTADFADLAKKYSEDGSAANGGDLGWMSPGDLVPEFEQAMNRLQIGDVSNPVKTEFGWHLIQVLDRREGQLTVEKQRQFARAAIRERKFEQAYQEWLRELRDNATVKILNADDAASSAPR; translated from the coding sequence ATGATGCTTTCTGTAATTCGCCTTAAACAAATCTGTGCTGGAGTCTTTTTTCTTGGCTTTGGATTATTTGTGAGTGCCTCAGTTGCTCAAGATGTAGCAAAGACCAATACGGCTACCGAAAGCAAGATACGCAACATTGATGGTGTTGCAGCTGTAGTAAATACAGGATATGTAACACGTAAAGAAATTGATGACCGAATTGCATCCCTTAAAAAGCAAGGCATTAAATTACCAGAGGATGGATCAGTACGAAAGTTGGTTTTGGATCGCCTCATTCTTGAAAAAATTCAACTGCAAAATGCTGAGCAAGAAGGAATCAGAGTTAGCAATAAAGAGCTGGATAAAATTATCACTGACCTTGCCGCTAAAAATAAATTAACCTATGCCGAGTTTAAGGCTAAGATGAATGCTTCTGGGATAACGTTTGAACGTTACAAAGAACTCTTGCGAGAAGATGTTTTAGTTAGCCGATATCGTGAGCGGGAGGTTGAGGCTAAATTGAAAATCTCCGATGCAGAGATTGATAACTTTATCGCTGAGTGGACGCGCGCCTCCTCTCCAGTAGGCACCCCACGTTCTGCGCCTGCAGGTAAGGGTGATATCGAGGAAATTGATGTGGCACAGATATTTATTTCTGTAGATGCCAGTGCCGGTGCTGGAGCTCAGGCTGAGGCAAAGAAGAAAGCTGATGCTCTACTTAGAGATGCCCGTGGAGATGTTGATTTCTTGCAATTGGGTGCGATGGCAGCCAAAGATAATCCTAAGATTAAGTTTCAGGAATTGGGTTATCGCACTCCTGATCGATTGCCTCAATTGTTCTATGAAGCAGTTCGTAACACTGGTAGCGGGCAAGTTGCTAATGCTGTCGTTAAAAGTCCCGCTGGTTATCACGTACTTAAAGTATTGGACAGACGTGCTATGGGTGCAAGCCCTCCTCCACAGCAAGCAGTTGCCGCAGATGTTGCCTCAAATACACCACAAAGTATTCCCATTACACAAACCTTTTCACGTCATATTTTGTTGCGCAATCGCCCTGGATTAAGCGATCAAGATGCAGAAAGACGCTTGCAAGGATATCGTGATCAGGTTCGTACTAAAACTGCCGATTTTGCAGATTTGGCGAAAAAATATTCTGAAGATGGCTCTGCCGCAAATGGCGGTGATCTGGGTTGGATGAGTCCTGGAGACTTGGTTCCAGAGTTTGAGCAAGCAATGAATCGTTTACAAATTGGCGATGTAAGTAATCCAGTAAAGACAGAATTTGGTTGGCATCTGATTCAAGTATTGGATCGTCGCGAGGGTCAGCTCACTGTTGAAAAACAGCGTCAATTTGCGCGTGCTGCAATCCGTGAGAGAAAATTCGAGCAGGCTTACCAAGAGTGGTTACGAGAGCTACGTGATAACGCAACTGTAAAAATTCTTAACGCGGATGATGCAGCAAGCAGTGCACCCCGTTAA
- the rsmA gene encoding 16S rRNA (adenine(1518)-N(6)/adenine(1519)-N(6))-dimethyltransferase RsmA has product MYRARKRFGQNFLQDNGIICSIVALINPSSDMHVIEIGPGLGALTLPLLSNLDHLDLLEIDRDLVALWNEKNLKGLNVIEGDALKFDFLSWAKSRSGKQGLCKVVSNLPYNISSPLLFHLVSAASHIDEQVFMLQAEVVERMVAKAGSSDFSRLSVMLQARYDMELVLEVPPETFEPQPKVNSAVVRMIPRRDFALTEGQWNSLEQVVAAAFAQRRKMLRTNLQAFSERLSLTEEELKARAQDISVDRYIQWAKILAP; this is encoded by the coding sequence ATGTATCGTGCACGTAAACGATTTGGGCAAAACTTTCTACAAGACAATGGGATTATTTGTTCTATTGTCGCGCTCATCAATCCTAGTTCAGATATGCATGTTATTGAGATTGGGCCAGGTCTTGGCGCCTTAACTCTTCCTTTGTTGAGTAATCTTGATCATTTAGACCTCTTAGAAATTGATCGTGATTTAGTGGCATTGTGGAATGAAAAAAACCTCAAAGGTCTTAACGTAATTGAGGGAGATGCTCTCAAGTTTGATTTTTTGTCATGGGCGAAAAGTCGTTCAGGCAAACAAGGCTTATGTAAAGTTGTTAGTAATCTGCCATACAACATCTCATCACCATTGTTATTTCATCTGGTATCTGCCGCAAGTCATATCGATGAGCAAGTTTTTATGCTGCAAGCAGAAGTGGTCGAAAGAATGGTTGCAAAAGCAGGTAGTTCTGATTTCAGTCGCTTATCAGTCATGCTACAAGCTCGTTACGATATGGAGTTGGTATTGGAGGTTCCCCCTGAGACTTTTGAACCTCAGCCTAAAGTGAATTCTGCTGTAGTGCGCATGATCCCCAGAAGGGATTTTGCATTAACAGAGGGGCAATGGAATTCTTTGGAGCAAGTAGTGGCGGCGGCATTTGCTCAGAGAAGGAAAATGTTGCGTACAAATTTGCAAGCATTTTCTGAAAGGCTAAGTTTGACTGAGGAGGAGCTCAAGGCGAGAGCTCAAGATATTTCAGTAGATCGCTATATTCAATGGGCTAAGATTCTTGCGCCATAG
- a CDS encoding lysophospholipid acyltransferase family protein: protein MILIRSILFALFLLVFTPIWSVLCMVAFPFLSPENRYTFIGLWNKIVIALLKPLCGIEYEIRGIENMQAVLNERVIILSKHQSAYETIAYIALLPKQLCFVFKRELLWIPFFGWALALLKMIHINRSNKQSAALSVATQGRKRLSEGKWIMLFPEGTRTPTGSTKPYRKGGTRLASATDALVIPIAHNAGRCWPKNSFLKYPGKVIFSIGPAISSANKSADQLQQEVEGWIEAEMRVIDPSAYK from the coding sequence ATGATATTGATTCGATCCATCCTCTTTGCTTTATTTTTACTAGTGTTCACCCCCATTTGGTCGGTGCTATGTATGGTGGCTTTTCCTTTTTTGAGCCCAGAAAATCGCTACACATTTATTGGCCTCTGGAACAAGATAGTAATTGCTTTGCTAAAGCCGTTGTGCGGTATTGAATATGAAATTCGTGGCATAGAAAATATGCAGGCAGTGCTTAATGAGCGCGTCATTATCTTAAGCAAACATCAGTCTGCTTATGAAACTATTGCCTATATTGCCTTACTCCCTAAACAACTTTGCTTTGTCTTTAAACGTGAATTGCTTTGGATCCCATTTTTTGGTTGGGCTTTAGCCTTGCTAAAGATGATCCATATTAATCGCTCCAATAAACAAAGTGCAGCGCTTTCTGTTGCAACACAGGGCCGTAAACGCTTGAGCGAAGGCAAGTGGATCATGCTCTTTCCAGAGGGCACCAGAACCCCCACAGGATCGACAAAACCGTATCGCAAAGGCGGTACACGTCTAGCAAGCGCTACCGATGCGTTAGTGATTCCGATCGCACACAATGCTGGTCGCTGTTGGCCAAAAAATAGCTTTCTAAAATATCCAGGTAAGGTAATTTTTTCAATTGGACCAGCGATCAGCTCAGCCAACAAATCAGCAGACCAGCTGCAACAAGAAGTAGAGGGTTGGATTGAGGCTGAAATGCGTGTAATTGACCCCAGCGCATACAAATAA
- the gmhB gene encoding D-glycero-beta-D-manno-heptose 1,7-bisphosphate 7-phosphatase, which yields MSTGSSKLIILDRDGVINEDRDNYVKSADEWVPLPGSLEAIALLNQAGYQIAIATNQSGLSRGYFTINDLHAIHSKMEVLLKPFGGHIDSIFFCPHQDAHQCECRKPAPGLMKEIALRYKKINSAELLAGIPIVGDSLRDLLAGVALGAASHLVLTGKGQKTMAKGGLPEGTQIHADLLAFANTLLENKV from the coding sequence ATGAGCACTGGCTCTTCTAAACTGATTATCTTGGATCGCGATGGCGTGATCAATGAAGATCGTGATAATTACGTGAAGTCAGCCGACGAGTGGGTTCCATTACCAGGAAGCCTTGAAGCAATTGCCCTGTTAAATCAAGCAGGCTATCAAATTGCTATTGCCACCAATCAATCTGGGCTTTCTAGAGGGTATTTCACAATCAATGATTTGCATGCAATACATAGCAAAATGGAGGTACTACTAAAGCCCTTTGGTGGGCATATTGATAGTATCTTTTTCTGCCCCCACCAGGATGCTCACCAATGCGAGTGTCGTAAGCCTGCACCGGGCCTCATGAAAGAGATCGCATTACGCTATAAAAAGATTAATAGCGCCGAGCTACTCGCAGGCATTCCAATAGTAGGTGACTCCTTACGAGATCTGCTAGCAGGAGTAGCCTTAGGCGCAGCATCTCATTTAGTGTTAACTGGCAAAGGCCAAAAAACAATGGCAAAAGGTGGCTTACCAGAAGGCACACAAATTCACGCCGATCTCCTCGCATTTGCAAATACACTCTTAGAAAATAAGGTTTAG